A section of the Clostridium sp. TW13 genome encodes:
- a CDS encoding cysteine hydrolase family protein, producing MKALLILSPYGCLPKDKSFQDRCKNIERLVEKFKELEEPVFVLSKIRDSEGDSIKVYTPQDGNYVFLRKDVDAFFMSGLEKQLRTMGVNEIVICGISLDKSGLFTAISGYDRGFKVTVIKDAVAALNYEYFTMDKDLLEETIFKLLGFTNIDTVTLEDFLLGA from the coding sequence GTGAAAGCCTTATTGATATTAAGTCCTTATGGATGTCTGCCTAAGGATAAAAGTTTTCAAGATAGATGTAAGAATATAGAAAGGTTAGTTGAAAAATTTAAGGAGCTAGAGGAGCCGGTGTTTGTATTAAGTAAAATAAGGGATAGTGAAGGGGATAGCATAAAAGTATATACCCCGCAAGATGGAAATTACGTGTTCTTAAGAAAAGATGTAGATGCATTTTTTATGAGTGGACTTGAAAAACAGTTAAGAACAATGGGCGTTAATGAGATTGTTATCTGTGGAATTAGCTTAGATAAGAGCGGGTTATTTACAGCTATTTCAGGATATGATAGAGGTTTTAAAGTAACTGTAATTAAAGATGCAGTAGCTGCATTGAATTATGAATATTTTACTATGGATAAAGATTTACTTGAGGAAACTATTTTTAAGCTATTGGGATTCACTAATATAGATACGGTTACATTGGAAGATTTTTTATTAGGAGCTTAG
- a CDS encoding 3'-5' exoribonuclease YhaM family protein: MSETEIAKVCINEFKQGERIEGFFLIKSVDLKTANANGRKYLDFVIADKTGDISAKLWEVSKEIEESITNNIIVKIRGTVVAWQATLQLKIEKVRFTTEEDNINIDEYVQSAPIKSEELYDLIKIYIDDMKNRDMQNIVNAIFEKNREKLLYYPAAKKNHHAIRGGLLYHVYTMLVNAENLLKVYDFMDNDLVFAGVILHDLSKMEEMDSNELGIVSEYTLEGTLLGHISQGVKKVELVGNEVNADKRIITLLQHMILSHHYEPEFGSPVKPMIPEAELLHFLDVMDARMYDMRRMINETKPGEFSEKLWSLENRRIYNHGDLS; this comes from the coding sequence ATGAGTGAAACAGAAATAGCAAAAGTTTGCATTAATGAATTTAAACAAGGTGAGAGAATAGAGGGATTCTTTTTAATAAAGAGTGTTGATTTGAAGACAGCAAATGCTAATGGGAGAAAGTACCTTGACTTTGTTATAGCTGATAAAACAGGAGATATTTCAGCAAAGTTATGGGAAGTTAGCAAAGAGATTGAAGAAAGTATAACTAACAATATTATAGTGAAGATTAGAGGTACTGTAGTGGCTTGGCAAGCAACACTACAACTTAAGATAGAAAAAGTTAGATTTACTACTGAAGAAGATAACATCAACATAGATGAATATGTGCAAAGTGCACCTATAAAAAGTGAAGAATTATATGATTTAATCAAGATTTATATAGATGACATGAAAAATAGAGATATGCAAAACATAGTAAATGCAATATTTGAAAAGAATAGAGAGAAGCTATTATACTATCCAGCAGCAAAGAAGAATCATCATGCTATAAGAGGAGGACTTCTTTATCATGTATACACAATGCTAGTAAATGCAGAGAATCTTTTAAAAGTCTATGATTTCATGGATAATGATCTAGTTTTTGCGGGAGTTATCTTACATGATTTAAGTAAGATGGAAGAGATGGATTCTAATGAATTAGGAATAGTTAGTGAATATACTTTAGAAGGAACATTGCTTGGACATATAAGCCAAGGAGTAAAGAAGGTTGAACTTGTAGGTAATGAAGTAAATGCAGATAAAAGAATAATTACGCTATTGCAACATATGATTTTATCTCACCATTATGAACCTGAGTTTGGAAGTCCAGTAAAACCAATGATACCAGAAGCAGAATTATTACATTTCTTAGATGTGATGGATGCAAGAATGTACGATATGAGAAGAATGATTAATGAAACTAAACCTGGAGAATTTTCAGAGAAGCTTTGGTCTTTAGAAAATAGAAGAATATATAATCACGGTGATTTAAGCTAA
- a CDS encoding CCA tRNA nucleotidyltransferase — translation MKIPSQASYIINTLYNNGFEAFLVGGCVRDSLLQKSPQDYDITTNALPEDVCRIFDKTIPTGIKHGTITVMVENNAYEVTTYRIDGEYLNNRSPEEVIFVSNIKEDLARRDFTINALAYNDTDGLLDFFNGIDDLNNGIIRCVGDPNKRFNEDALRMLRAIRFSSQLGFSIEESTLRAISQNSSLIQNISVERIADELNKCLLSNNPSNAFILLEHTGLLKYILPELQACVGFDQHTPYHNKDVFMHSLSVVDKVSPKLYLRLAALFHDIAKPPCFFIDEKSVGHFYGHDKEGEIISKEILKRLHYDNDTINKVTILIREHMNVLFKPKDASLKRLIGRVSKELVFDLLELQKSDILSCAPPFLALDSVELMKVKITAILESSVPIHSRDLKINGNDIIQALNIKPGKQVGEILEYLLNLTLDNPELNTRENLLCLLETFKPQ, via the coding sequence ATGAAAATTCCATCGCAGGCAAGTTATATAATCAACACTCTATATAATAATGGATTTGAAGCTTTTTTGGTAGGGGGTTGTGTTAGAGATTCCTTGTTGCAAAAATCTCCACAGGATTATGACATTACAACAAATGCATTACCTGAAGATGTTTGTAGAATATTCGATAAAACCATACCTACGGGGATAAAACATGGCACTATAACTGTTATGGTAGAAAATAATGCTTACGAAGTAACCACCTATAGAATTGATGGTGAATATCTAAACAATCGCTCACCTGAGGAAGTTATATTTGTAAGTAATATCAAAGAAGATCTTGCAAGAAGAGATTTTACTATAAATGCACTAGCTTACAATGATACAGATGGTTTATTAGATTTCTTCAATGGCATAGACGATTTAAACAATGGTATCATACGATGTGTTGGTGATCCAAATAAAAGATTTAACGAGGATGCCTTAAGAATGCTTAGAGCCATACGTTTTAGTTCTCAATTAGGATTTTCCATTGAAGAAAGTACTTTGCGGGCTATTTCACAAAATTCTAGCCTTATACAAAACATTAGTGTAGAGAGAATTGCAGATGAACTAAATAAGTGTTTATTAAGCAATAATCCATCTAACGCTTTTATACTTCTAGAACATACTGGCCTTTTAAAATATATATTACCGGAATTGCAAGCTTGTGTAGGCTTTGATCAACATACACCTTATCATAATAAGGATGTCTTTATGCACTCTCTATCTGTCGTTGATAAAGTATCTCCTAAATTATATCTACGTCTTGCTGCCTTGTTTCATGACATAGCAAAACCACCTTGTTTCTTTATAGACGAGAAATCTGTTGGACACTTCTATGGTCATGATAAAGAAGGTGAAATTATAAGCAAGGAAATTTTAAAAAGACTTCATTATGATAATGACACCATAAACAAAGTTACTATACTAATTCGTGAGCACATGAATGTATTGTTTAAACCAAAAGATGCTTCTTTAAAAAGATTGATAGGCAGGGTTTCTAAAGAATTAGTTTTTGATTTATTAGAACTGCAAAAATCAGATATTTTATCCTGTGCTCCACCATTCTTAGCCTTAGACAGTGTGGAACTTATGAAAGTTAAAATTACAGCTATATTAGAAAGTTCTGTTCCTATACATTCAAGAGATTTAAAAATCAATGGAAATGATATAATCCAAGCTTTAAATATAAAGCCAGGAAAACAAGTAGGTGAGATTTTAGAATATCTCTTAAATCTCACCCTTGATAATCCTGAACTAAACACTAGAGAAAATCTGTTATGTTTACTCGAAACTTTTAAACCTCAATAG